aatttgagaaaatattctactctgtatctttgacatggtttcaagGATATTTAAATAGCATGaactggtttcaaactttggtacaaggccagaaatttcagggaagaAATAGGTCAATTACAATGACTCCcggggctcaactggtacttattttatcaaccccaaaaggatgaaaggttaagctgaccttagcagaatttgaactcagaatgtaaagacagacaaaatgttgctaagcattttgcccagtgtgctaacgatccaGCTAGCTTACTGCCTTGTAGGTGctaaatatcaatttcaaaatttggcacaaggccagcacattCAGGGTAGAgggaagctgattacatcaaccccagtgcttaactggtacttattttattgaacctgaaagcatataaggcaaagtctacctcagtgaaatttgaacacagaacataaagatggatgaaattccactaagcattttgcctggcttgctaatgattctgccagcttgccaccttatatgctaaatattaaagtttaattatgaaatagtgtaaaaattcaaaataatcacACTTCTTTGTAATTAAACAGCATGCAGTGTGAGTGGAAATATGTAGCATCACTGGTAAGTTCCAGTAACAGGCTGTGACTGTTTGTGTGTTAAAGTTTTTCATTGGTCGACATCAATTGATTCAAAATCAATTAATCACAATATGACAATAGTTGAGACAGGAGTGGTAGGTGACATTGTGTTCACTAGATCATATGTAATCATTGTGAAATGTTTTGTGGTTAagattcctgttttaaaatgtgtttatcTTTGAGAAGAGAttgaacaaagtttttttttagttagGTATGTTGTATTATTCTGCACTAGATGAGAGTAAGGTGACCATCCCTACCACTGCCATCATtggcactaccaccaccatcactgcaaccactaccatgatcatcataatcactatTTGAAGGTCTCTTTTTTCTGAGCAAGCTTCAGTTTATTGTAATCAAACAACAATGACGATAgtgaccatcactaccactattactgttGTCATGATGACTGCcgctaccgtcaccaccaccatgaccattataatcatcattttaatgtttgtttgttttttgatacTGACATAAATAGGATAAGTCTGTCAAACATTAAATCTCTACCCATCTTGATTTTTTATCATCTGTTGTCCCACATCTTTAGTAAGGTGTTGGAAATGGGAAATATTTGTGGttataggcataggcatggctgtgtagtaagaagtttgcttcccaaccacatggtttcaggttcagtcccactgtgtggcatcttgggcaagtgtcttctactatagccttgggctgaccaaagcctggtgagtggatttagtaggcggaaactggaagaagcctatcatgtatatataaatgtgtgtgtgtgtgtgcatgtgtgtgtgcatgtgtgtgtatttgtgtgtttgtgtatgtgtctgtcagccaccactgcttgactactggtgttggtgtatttatgtccctgtaacattagtagttcagcaaaagatacctatagaatgagtactagaatttacaaaagataataagttctggggtcaaaaaatttaactaaaggtccctcaaggtagtgccccaacatggccatagtcaatgactaaaataaataaaagatgtaaaGATTCCAGTTGAGTAAGGAAGTGTATATTCGGAATAGTTTAGAATGTGGAAAATGATTTTTGCAAAGATTAGAATGAGGAAGGCTTTTGAAACATCGGTGAGATCATGGTGGaaagagttggctgctatttctagcatgtcagatGACCAAATaagtctctctgtctatctatctatctatctctttcattcattGGCTTGTGAGTAGATTATTTGCCATTGTGGCTGGATTAGGTACCAAACTTCATGTGTTCCACATTTCTGATATCAGAGTacattagaataaaagaaaagaaaaattttgccAGACAACTAACCATCTCTTCACCCCTTAATCTGTTGATGCattgaaacaaactgaaaattgtgAATAGTTTGGTGGCTTACTCAGTTAAAATTGAATTCTTTTGCATAAAAATAGAAGTATTATAGGAAGTGAGAGATTGTTATACTATTATTGAAAACATCTATCAAAGCTTAAAATAATCTTGATAAACTCTTGCTGGGTCTCTAATGATAATAGATTTTGGTACAGTACTAATGTTCAGGGTAAATATTTGGAGAGATTTCTGAACCGGTTCTATTCTTCACTTAGGTTTCATACAATTCTGGAGACATGAGAGGAGCTAATATTTCAAGGACCAGTTGGAATTGCTGTTGAAAGgcatacacaaacaacacatttAGAGTTAAAATAGATCAACAACTTACCTCTACAATAAGATCTCCATCTTCAATAGATAACAATTCTAGTGGAGGGGGTGATTTACAGTCAGATTTAATCCTTATAGCAGTCATGCTTACTTCACACATGCTAGATAAACTTGCACTACAGCCCCGTACTGGCCGGAAGGCACTTCCAGGACCACCAAGTTTAGCATATTTCCCCTGGGGTACACTCGGCTGCCCTCCACTACTACAGGGACTAGATTTCCCAAAGCTAGTTGATGTAGGTAAATGTATGGTTTTTCTTTCAAGAGAAATAAACTTTGATATACAAAGATTGTAAACATCCACTTGAGTAGGATAAAGGTTATACATTTGTATCAACTGATAAAGACTAGCATTTGGCACAGAATCAGGAGTTGGGGTTACTGGAGACTTGCTTCCAGACTGAGTGGGACTTGATATAGAATTGATACTATTATCATTTAGAGCAGTAATGTTAGTTTTCCTAGGGCTCATAGTTTGTGAAAAAGATTTTGTAGTCTCTAGAATTGTGTGTGGATTATCTAACTTTCTGGAAGACCTAGAGTAAAGTGTTTGACTTGATAGGCTTTTTGGTTCCCATTTGCTGCCATTATATAAAGAAGCTGACTTTGCGGATAAAAGAGTTGAATATTCTTGCTCATGCTTCGATTTCGGAGAATGTTGGTAGAGGTAGCTTTTACTTGTTGAAAGTGTGTTTGCTTTCAAGCAGTCAACTGAGCCATATTCTTTAGTTTTCACTAGCCTTTTGTCAAATTCTGGTTTGTAGTAGCCAGGTGCTTTGAGTTTACTTGAAGAATGACATGGCTCAATTTCTGTGTCAATAGTACTATAGCCAGAATCTACAGTGCTGCTGTGAGAACGAGCATTTATCTGGCTTGTAAGATTACTGTCAGAGTTCTCAACACAGACCACAGGCACAACTTGTTTCCATTCAACTGGAGGTTGGCTCTGATGAAGATTAGTTTCAACTGAAAGATCTTGTAAACTTCGGAACTTCCAGACATCTGCAGCACTTTCAATAGGTTTAAATTTTAGTTTATCTGAGCAGTTATCATCAGTATCAATGTCAtttagagagaggagagaagagactTCATAGTCTAAAGGTGTATCAGCATGCTGGCTATTGTTTGAACTTCCAGCACTACACAATAAAATTCGCTGCTTCATCAATTCTGTGAACTTACGACGCTTTTCATCTATACTTTGACTGGGAACACGTGGTAAGCTCCTTCTAGGTTTAAGCTTGTTAATAGAATCAGTACTTCCATATTTTCGATGTTGATCAAGAACATTACTTTTAGAAAATGTATGGATTTGAGTCATTGGTTTTGGTGGGTCATTGTAAAGATTGTGACTTTCTTGTTGTGGGACAGAATTGGCTTTCGAAATTTTATTGATTTGTCTAGATAGGGATGCATTCAGTGGGTGGAAAACTTTTGTACTTCTATAACGTTGTTGACCATCTGATACAGTTTTCTGTAGAGGTgtttcatgtttttgtatatgtacctGAGGACTTTGTTGTTTTAAGTGTGATGTCGAGGAGTGTGGATGCTGATTGTCATGAGTCATATGTGATACGGGTCGGCTGGAATATTGTAATGATGACTTAGATAGACTGCGATGCAAAGTATCAGATGATTGTGTTTTTTTACAACTATTTACTGTGTCTAAACTATGAGACTGAGAATCTTGAAGTGATTTAGTTTTATCAAGTCGATGGGAATAGAGGCCACTTGCTGTCTTTTGTGCCGTTAATCGAGAAGTGGTCCTACTTAAAGTGCTTGTTAAAGTTCGGCTGGAAGATGCAGAGGAAAGCTTTGTGGAAGCAGGCTCATGAGATTTCTGTGAACTGTTGGGTAATGATAGCCTGGGCTCACTTGTCAGATCCCCAAGACTCTGGGAGCGATTTGCATAATCGATATTTTGTGAAAGATTATGCTGACTTTTGGTAAGTCTTTTAGTTGTTGAAACTGGTGATCTGGTTACCTTCCGACTAGTATGTTGTGAGAGCTGGCGTTGTATCCCAGTTGTAGTAGAACGTGGTGGAACCGAAGAATCAGAAAGGTAACGACAAGTTCGTCGGTGGACATTGTTGTTAATCTCTGTTCGCTGTCGAATACTGTTCTGTTGATGTCTTGGAGGCTGGCGCTCATCACAAGAGAAGGAACGAGGTAAAGTATGAGTCTTTTTAGATAAAGGGGATTGCATCACTGAATTTTCCTTCCCACATTCTGATAATTGATCAGTTGATTCAACATTTTGATCATCCTCTTGTTCAGATAACGAATCAGCATCAGATTTCTTCCttgtctaaaataaaataaaaaaattaattaaattaatatgaaatagaGATGACTAGAAGATgaacagaaaggagaaaaaattaaagatagaattttaattaataaaattgatttagtataaatttcagaaaataaaaatgtttggaaataagaaatggtaaaaatttaaaactggaATTTTACTTTTGGTTTCTTTGgttttttatcattttgaaatattCCATCTAATTGTTGGCGAAAATTTTTGTCTCCAGACTTCAGACCAAGCCATTTTTTGGTGTTCATCATctgtaagaaaataattaaagatatgaaaaaaatattaaatattattctcAGATGAGTCACGCaatcaatttctttatttaaaacaacaATATAGTCTGGGAACTTTCATCTTGAATGAATACAATATGTTGAATGCTacaaattgtaaagaaaattattaatgtaCTTGTTACTCATATAGAATCATTGAAATTGCCATAAAATGTTATGAACATCCATGTAATTTTGACATCACTAGACAATAAGGAGACACTTCGCTGATTGGCAGCAAAATTCTTATGCATGAAactcttgtgagttacttggtgaccccattAGTGTtggttccagaaaaaaaaaaaatcatccgaTACACTCTATAAAGTTCTTGGCaataagaagggtatccagccatagaaaccatgacaaagcagTCACTGGAGACCAACACAGCCCTCAAGCTAGTCAGATCCaattgaaccgtccaacccatgccagcatggaataatggatatcaaatgatgttgatgatgaaatatatcttCTTTAATGGGAAAgcatgaaaatatcaaaatatatcttcaactaattgtttttattttatttgttgttgttgcttaaaccCAGGTCATCTCTGACAGAACATGCCAatcaatgatcaaaggcattccagacatggccatcccatctttttctaAGGCATACTTTAGACAGGGTTGCATTATACaatgtatccatttttttttaaagatggtaaggaaaaatttcttttacacattttattcatAAGACAGtaatcatgctggggcacaagcTTGAAGGCTTTTAGATGGACAAATTGACGTCAgtacttatatatctacatatatatatttttaagtcaggtacttattctattggtctcttttgcagaaccactaagttacagggatgtaaacaaaccaacactggttgtcaagcagtgaaaacaaacacagacacaaagatacacacacacacgataggatTCCATCTACCATACTCACTCACAAATCATTGGTTGGCTGGGGATGTAATAAAAAACAGTTGtgcaaagtgctgtgcagtgggactgatcctgaaaccacatggttgcaaaacgagcccattgtatatatatggctgtgtggtaagtagcttgcttacgaaccacatggtttcaggttcagtctcactgcatggcaccttgggcaagtgtcttctactatagcctcgggccgaccaaagccttgtaagtggatttggtagacggaaactgaaagaagcccgtcgtatatatgtgtatatgtttatgtgtctgtgtttgtctccccaacatcgcttgacaaccgatgctggtgtgtatacatccccgtaacttagcggtttggcaaaagagactgatagaataagtaccaggcttacaaagaacaagtcctggggtcgatttgctcaactaaaggcggtgctccagcatgaccacagtcaaatgactgaaacaagtaaaagagtatatatttatagtaatatgtaaaggtaaaatccaaggatcaaggtgtaggaagttagtgatCTTCAAGTAAGCCAtagcatatataaaaatcaactttCAGGAAAAATAGTAGTTTACTGGAGTAGAGGGCTGTGAATTTTTCCTGTATTGAAGATGAAAGGCtgaaaaaagttaattttatatttcacagttaGCCACATGAGTTGTTGTATATGGAAATAAACATCCAAAATTTAGGGaaaggagtagataaaatccaggctacatatatttcatagctgGCAGAACCTCAGAggtagtaaattatccaaacgaggGGTATACCACAagctactcatcaggccaaggatatcttgattataGGAAGTTTATATTGTCGTTAGGGGATCCCGTGAAAACTCATTGGGGATTCACTGgattttatcaactccattccctaaattatggatatatatatgtctggctcttttgccgaactgctaagctacaagAACATAAATAAACTAGCACCAGTAGTCAAGgagtggtgggaaacaaacacaagcataaaacacaggcatacaaacatacatacatcatcatcatcatcatcatcatcgtttaacgtccgctttccatgctagcatgggttggacgatttgactgaggactggtgaaaccggatggcaacaccagacatatatatatatatatatatatatatatatatatatatatatatatatatatatagactgctGGTTCTAGTTTATGTtcttgtaatttagcagtttggcaaaagagacagagagaataagtactagacttaaaaattgGGGTCAGTTTGGttcaacaaaacccttcaaggtggtgccccagcatggctacagtccagcgactgaaacaagttaCAGATAAAAAATATCGAGGTGATAACAAGTGTCCAACACATCTGGCAATTtgttgtgcttaagaagacacatcaagctaagtgaaattgtggtCATGGCAAGAGCCTAcaacatgtaaaaggcacctgtgctggcaaCACATAGaaggcactcgtgccagtgatacataaaaaggcacctgtgccagtaacacataaaatggcacccatgctggtgacacataaaaggcatccgTGCCAGTGagatgtaaaaggcacccatgctggtgatgCGTAAaaggcacctagtacactctgtggagtagttggcattaagaagggcatctagccatagaaaccaagctaaaagaGACCGGAGACTgatgcagctctctagcttaccagctccagtcaaaccatcttagccatgctagcatggaaaacagacactaaatgatgatgatgataggtccAACTAATGATATTGTAAATATctggtttctttatttttaaatctattttctctGTGACAACAAGGACAGAATGACTTTTGCAAAAGCAATTGATTTTACAGTTGGATAACATTACAGCCATTAATCACTGGAGTGTGAAGTGGGAAATGGAACCTGATATGTTGGTTAGGTAAACCAGAATGATGAGCATTATGTGTTTTACTCaaagattattgttgtttagctctaggtcaaTATTGATACAGAAAACCTTTGACTGAATGTTCCATAATTTTAATGTCCAATTCTCCATGTTcaaatgggttggatgggtttaGGAAGTGGTTTTACTTGGTTATGGGTCGGCGTTcaccatatatataaacacatatatatatgatggtaatCTCTTGAAGTCAGAGAAAGATCGCTCTGGAATTTTTTGCTTAACAGCCTACTACCCAATGCAGACACTGAAACCATGATCGTATGATCATGAgcacaacaccttaaccactaggccatgcaccctcacaacacacacacacacacacatatatatatatatatatatatatatatatatatatatatatatatatatatatatatatacatatatagatacacacacacatgcatacaatgggcttccacagtttccatttaccaaatgccACTCACAAGTTATCAGGTCATTGGTCAATTTcagattatagcagaagacacttggttAAGGTACCATTTAATGGGATCAAATCAGAAActttatggttgcaaaacaaacttcataaccatacagccacacttgcatCAAGAACTATATCTATTGACGACTTAGAAGTGTTTTATCAAAAGTGGTTCAATGAATCAGTTGAGTAATATGCTGGACCTTTATGCCTTTATGTCATGAGTTCACATTACACAAAAGTCATTGAATTATGACTTGGCCAAATACTTAAGTTTTCAAGTGTGTTGACATATTTTCAGCCAGGTTATTGTTAAGTGGAATCATTCAAAAGATGTCCCAGTATGAAAccctgtctttgtgtttgacacCATTTAATCctactcttcctctctccttctccatgCTTTCTCTCTGTTATGTACTTCAGAGAAGATGACACCTATGTATCACACATCCTAGAAATGTTAAGTAACTTATTCCATTAGAAACTAATTATCGTTCTATCAAAAACTTGTAAAGTAATGAgacaactcatcatcatcatcatcatcgtttaacgtccgctttccatgctagcatgggttggacgatttgactaaggactggcaaaccagatggctgcaccacactccaatctgatctggcagaatttctacagcacgatgcccttcctaacgccaaccactccgagagtgtagtgggtgcttttatgtgccatcggcacgtgggccagtcaggtggtactggcaacggccacactcaaatggtgttttttatgtggcacctgcactggcaacggcctcgctcaaatttttttttgtgtcactggaacaagtgccagtaaggcaatgcaagtaacgatcacactcaaatggtgctttttacgtgccaccggcatgggagccagacagctgctctagaAATGAttacgctcggatggtgctgttagtgctccactggcacgggtgccagtcatcaaatttggttcaatttcgatttcacttgccccaacaggtctttgtaagcagagtttagtgtccaatgaaggaaaggttggcatgggtgccagtcgtcgagtttggttcgatttcgatttcacttgcctgaacaggtcttcacaagcagagttttagtgtccaatgaaggaaaggtatgcataagtgggctggctacacccctggcaaaggccacaggttatggtctcacttggcttgccgggtcatctcgcgcacagcatatttccaaaggtcttggtcacaacTATAAATTAATATTCCTTACAACTTAAAAATCTCCTTCCCTTAAGCTAAAACTTTTGTTATCCTAATCAACCACCAGCTACAGATCTACATTCATGTTATCATTTTCCAACTGGTCTTCATTTCCAAATATGTTACATGCCCTTAGAGCTTTGCAAACTTGAaactaacaaaatacaaaaaaaaaaaaaaaaaaaaaaaaaaaaaaaaaaaaaaaaacccagaaatatGAGAGGACACTGCTAGAAACTGACTCTCCATCAGTTATAACAATGAGGGCGCCACTTGATCTGATTAACAGAatggcctgcttgtgaaattaatgtgcaagtggctgagcacttcacaaatacatgtgcacttaatgtagttctgagggagattcagtatgacattgagtgtgacaaggttggccctttgaaatacaggcacaacttatttttgccagctgagtggactggagcaacatgaaataaagtgtcttgctcaaggacacaatgcactgccagatatcaaactcacaaccttatgattgtgagctgaatgccttagccactaagccatgcaccttcactgcaTTGCTAGAAGActgatataaaataacaataataaatatttaaaaaccatATTTCCAGCAAAAATCAGGAGTTGGCTTTGTGGACTCCATGGTAGTCTTTTAATCATATTCATCATTGTCCTACTTTTGAAGGAGTggtttatccctttagcattcagattactctgtcaaatgtaatgcttattcattctttatttaaaattaatcatgcattatcttgtagctttgagattttcataatgtgattgcttatttttagtagagtagatgtgagaggctagatagatctggctggtttgaacataaaataggtagaatatttaagctggatatggccggtttgaatgctaaagaataAGATGTAAAGATCTCATTCATAGAAACAatgaagttgttgttgtcattgtcgtcagccatgctggcatgagttggctagtttgacaggagctggccagttgAGGAGCTGTTCAGACTCCAACTGTCatttgtggcatggtttctatggctggatgtccttcctaaagccAAAATCTGGCAGAAAGTGTCAGGTGCATTTGTGTGTGGATGTTAGCTGTTTATAGAAGGTttactcttttgataccaaagcACCTGAGACCATCCTTGTACCTGTGATGCAAATTTCCCATTTCAAAGTGGCATAAGTTTTAACGTTTCATCAAGATTTCATGTTAATGTATAATCCCCCACACCAGCCCAATAAGTATAGCTGCTTCACCAAATTcttaagttcttcattattttcaaaataagtgtATTTCAACCGAAATATAGTAGCAAAAAGGTCAAGGAGAATTAAAAGtgatatcatttttaaaataggAACCTATGTGATTAGAAGTAGCACCCAACAGGTATGGAAGGAAGAGTGTCCATGTCAGAGACACAATCATACTTCAGGTCAAATGAGTCTGAAGTTCTGATTAATCTCCATAGTAACAAAAATTATTAAGTGATATCTGTTTAGTTTTGCTGATACAATGTAAGATTAGTTCATATAGCAACACATCCAGATCAAACATATGACTTTTCTCTGAAGTCTAAATAAGAGAATTTAACAGAATGCTAAACACTCACATTCTGCAATttactttgaaaagaaaatagttaCATTACTAATCAGAAAGAGGATAAAGTtgtattagaaataaattaatatcacaGTAAATAGAAGTGTTAGTTCACATGC
The genomic region above belongs to Octopus bimaculoides isolate UCB-OBI-ISO-001 chromosome 2, ASM119413v2, whole genome shotgun sequence and contains:
- the LOC106878549 gene encoding uncharacterized protein LOC106878549 isoform X2 gives rise to the protein MKNEGYNTKTSIKYSSSVGSKQSLDSEDSGSSHEQLVTSASSQSTLQMMNTKKWLGLKSGDKNFRQQLDGIFQNDKKPKKPKTRKKSDADSLSEQEDDQNVESTDQLSECGKENSVMQSPLSKKTHTLPRSFSCDERQPPRHQQNSIRQRTEINNNVHRRTCRYLSDSSVPPRSTTTGIQRQLSQHTSRKVTRSPVSTTKRLTKSQHNLSQNIDYANRSQSLGDLTSEPRLSLPNSSQKSHEPASTKLSSASSSRTLTSTLSRTTSRLTAQKTASGLYSHRLDKTKSLQDSQSHSLDTVNSCKKTQSSDTLHRSLSKSSLQYSSRPVSHMTHDNQHPHSSTSHLKQQSPQVHIQKHETPLQKTVSDGQQRYRSTKVFHPLNASLSRQINKISKANSVPQQESHNLYNDPPKPMTQIHTFSKSNVLDQHRKYGSTDSINKLKPRRSLPRVPSQSIDEKRRKFTELMKQRILLCSAGSSNNSQHADTPLDYEVSSLLSLNDIDTDDNCSDKLKFKPIESAADVWKFRSLQDLSVETNLHQSQPPVEWKQVVPVVCVENSDSNLTSQINARSHSSTVDSGYSTIDTEIEPCHSSSKLKAPGYYKPEFDKRLVKTKEYGSVDCLKANTLSTSKSYLYQHSPKSKHEQEYSTLLSAKSASLYNGSKWEPKSLSSQTLYSRSSRKLDNPHTILETTKSFSQTMSPRKTNITALNDNSINSISSPTQSGSKSPVTPTPDSVPNASLYQLIQMYNLYPTQVDVYNLCISKFISLERKTIHLPTSTSFGKSSPCSSGGQPSVPQGKYAKLGGPGSAFRPVRGCSASLSSMCEVSMTAIRIKSDCKSPPPLELLSIEDGDLIVEVNGIVVLDESIKAIQKIIDNVTDSLQLILAHPKQAIGCRSLSSCSNISAAEDIQTLKERIKLLLTELDHKEKVNRERNSAPNLLSSSSSTPSNHSSSWLAPSPNRTEHRPYYDDWEKNLESIKLGEDEFVV
- the LOC106878549 gene encoding uncharacterized protein LOC106878549 isoform X1, whose amino-acid sequence is MLPFGGGQQPQRSVIRPDMVWIVSVGSRPDSNCGQIPQNPELTTSSDSESEENSASQNDKVLADDNQSDKNSASRISIPITYAEPFTDTLTDGDSSSVGSKQSLDSEDSGSSHEQLVTSASSQSTLQMMNTKKWLGLKSGDKNFRQQLDGIFQNDKKPKKPKTRKKSDADSLSEQEDDQNVESTDQLSECGKENSVMQSPLSKKTHTLPRSFSCDERQPPRHQQNSIRQRTEINNNVHRRTCRYLSDSSVPPRSTTTGIQRQLSQHTSRKVTRSPVSTTKRLTKSQHNLSQNIDYANRSQSLGDLTSEPRLSLPNSSQKSHEPASTKLSSASSSRTLTSTLSRTTSRLTAQKTASGLYSHRLDKTKSLQDSQSHSLDTVNSCKKTQSSDTLHRSLSKSSLQYSSRPVSHMTHDNQHPHSSTSHLKQQSPQVHIQKHETPLQKTVSDGQQRYRSTKVFHPLNASLSRQINKISKANSVPQQESHNLYNDPPKPMTQIHTFSKSNVLDQHRKYGSTDSINKLKPRRSLPRVPSQSIDEKRRKFTELMKQRILLCSAGSSNNSQHADTPLDYEVSSLLSLNDIDTDDNCSDKLKFKPIESAADVWKFRSLQDLSVETNLHQSQPPVEWKQVVPVVCVENSDSNLTSQINARSHSSTVDSGYSTIDTEIEPCHSSSKLKAPGYYKPEFDKRLVKTKEYGSVDCLKANTLSTSKSYLYQHSPKSKHEQEYSTLLSAKSASLYNGSKWEPKSLSSQTLYSRSSRKLDNPHTILETTKSFSQTMSPRKTNITALNDNSINSISSPTQSGSKSPVTPTPDSVPNASLYQLIQMYNLYPTQVDVYNLCISKFISLERKTIHLPTSTSFGKSSPCSSGGQPSVPQGKYAKLGGPGSAFRPVRGCSASLSSMCEVSMTAIRIKSDCKSPPPLELLSIEDGDLIVEVNGIVVLDESIKAIQKIIDNVTDSLQLILAHPKQAIGCRSLSSCSNISAAEDIQTLKERIKLLLTELDHKEKVNRERNSAPNLLSSSSSTPSNHSSSWLAPSPNRTEHRPYYDDWEKNLESIKLGEDEFVV
- the LOC106878549 gene encoding uncharacterized protein LOC106878549 isoform X3, which produces MEMMNTKKWLGLKSGDKNFRQQLDGIFQNDKKPKKPKTRKKSDADSLSEQEDDQNVESTDQLSECGKENSVMQSPLSKKTHTLPRSFSCDERQPPRHQQNSIRQRTEINNNVHRRTCRYLSDSSVPPRSTTTGIQRQLSQHTSRKVTRSPVSTTKRLTKSQHNLSQNIDYANRSQSLGDLTSEPRLSLPNSSQKSHEPASTKLSSASSSRTLTSTLSRTTSRLTAQKTASGLYSHRLDKTKSLQDSQSHSLDTVNSCKKTQSSDTLHRSLSKSSLQYSSRPVSHMTHDNQHPHSSTSHLKQQSPQVHIQKHETPLQKTVSDGQQRYRSTKVFHPLNASLSRQINKISKANSVPQQESHNLYNDPPKPMTQIHTFSKSNVLDQHRKYGSTDSINKLKPRRSLPRVPSQSIDEKRRKFTELMKQRILLCSAGSSNNSQHADTPLDYEVSSLLSLNDIDTDDNCSDKLKFKPIESAADVWKFRSLQDLSVETNLHQSQPPVEWKQVVPVVCVENSDSNLTSQINARSHSSTVDSGYSTIDTEIEPCHSSSKLKAPGYYKPEFDKRLVKTKEYGSVDCLKANTLSTSKSYLYQHSPKSKHEQEYSTLLSAKSASLYNGSKWEPKSLSSQTLYSRSSRKLDNPHTILETTKSFSQTMSPRKTNITALNDNSINSISSPTQSGSKSPVTPTPDSVPNASLYQLIQMYNLYPTQVDVYNLCISKFISLERKTIHLPTSTSFGKSSPCSSGGQPSVPQGKYAKLGGPGSAFRPVRGCSASLSSMCEVSMTAIRIKSDCKSPPPLELLSIEDGDLIVEVNGIVVLDESIKAIQKIIDNVTDSLQLILAHPKQAIGCRSLSSCSNISAAEDIQTLKERIKLLLTELDHKEKVNRERNSAPNLLSSSSSTPSNHSSSWLAPSPNRTEHRPYYDDWEKNLESIKLGEDEFVV